From the genome of Deltaproteobacteria bacterium:
CGCAAAGATCACCCGTGAAAATGCTGCCTATGTTCTTGATTACCAATGTGCTCATGTTTCCTCCTTCGTTCTACTCAGCCAATCAGTTTCTTCAGCCGCTCCATGTCCACGGGCAATTCAAAAGGCCGCGCACCGGTGGCATCCGTTATGGCATTGACTATGGCCGCCGCCTGCGGAATGAGAGCCGGCTCTCCCACACCCTTCGCGCCGAAGGGACCGGTCGGCTCTTCATCTTCTACCAGGTGAACTTCGATATCGGGCATATCCAGGGACGTAGGAATGTAATAGCCGTCAAAGGATTCCGTCTTGCCCGGTTCGAAGGCCTCCATAAGGGCAAAACCGATCCCCATGGCAACGCCCCCGTACACCTGGCCTTTTACCAGGGTAGGATTCACGACCTTTCCCACATCATGGGCGGCATGAACCTTCACTATGCGGCATTCTCCCGTCACCCGGTCCACGTCAACCTCGGTCATGTGTGTGGCAAAGGCATAGGTGGCGTAGGGCACGCCCTGACAGGTTGCGGGATCAACGGGGGTGGTGGGCGGATCGAAAAAGCCCTCGAAGACAGCGGTCCCCCTGGCATTGGCTTCTTCGCAAATATCACGCAGATCACGCCCGCGGTAGTACCCTGATTCTTCGAGGTATGATCTCGTCCTGGCCGAGGCCTCATAGACAGCCCTACCGGTGATATAGGTGTGTCTGCTGGCAGAAGACGAACCGGCATCCCGGGACGTATCCGTATCGCCGCGCACGAGCTGCACCGCATTTCCTCCGACGCCTAAGGTCTCCATCATGATCTGCATGAGGACCGTGTCGGAACCCTGTCCTATCTCACAGGCGCCCAGATGGAGGGCGATCCTTCCGTCTCCCGCGAGGCGGATGTGACATCCCGACGGATTCGATGAGCCTGTGTTGCCGCATCCGTAATACATGCACCCCAAGCCGAAGCCCCGTCTATCGCTTTCCTTTTTCCGGGCGCGCCAGTAGGGCTCCACCTTCCGGAGCGTCTCCACCAGCCCCACACTGTGCTCCAGCAACTGTGATGTAGCGGTATATGATCCTTTGCGGAGCGCGTTTTTAACCCTGATATCGAGACGATCCATGCCCAGGCGCATCGCGATCTGGTCCAGTTGCGATTCGTGGGCAAAGGCCAGTTGGGGAATCCCGAAGCCACGCATTGCCCCGCTTACGGGGTTGTTCGTATAGAACATCCGGCTCTCCACATAAGCATGAGGAACCTCGTAGGGGCCGGTGGCGTGGCAAGCGGCCCGGAGGCAGACTACTTCCCCGTAAGAGACAAAAGCGCCTGTGTCACCGACAATACTTACCTTCACCCCCGTGATGGAGCCGTCCCTACGTACGCCCGTGGTATAATCAATATAGAGGGGGTGTCTCTTGGTATTGGAGAGAAAGCTCTCTTCCCGGCTGAACCGCATCAGCACGGGCCTTCTGGTATGGTAAACGGCCAGCGCGAGATAGCCCTCCACGGTCATGTCGAGCTTGCCTCCGAAACCGCCCCCGGTTGTGGTCTGTATCATCTGCACCGATTCCTCGGGGATTGCCAGAAGCCGGGAAACCTCACGCCTCTTGTAGTGGATATTCTGGGTAGAGGAAGCAATAACGATCCTGCCGCTGCCGTCTACATAACCGATCCCGGCCTCAGTCTCGAGGAAGGCATGGTCCACCCAGGTAGTTCTGTAAGTGTTCGAGACGACCACATCGGCATCGGCCAGGGCCCGTTCGGCATCGCCCTTGATCAGCGTCCGCAGGCACAGGAGATTCCCCGACTCCCCGTGGATGGACGGAGCTGTGTCCGGGGATGCAGAGGGAGCGAAAACGGGGGTAATCTCATCGTAGGCGATCGTTATCAGGGACATGGCCTGCCGGGCAGTCCTCTCCGTCTCTGCCACCACAATGAGGATGGGCTGACCGACGCAATAGACCCGGCCGTCGGCCAGGTAGGGCTGGTCCTTCTTGATAATCCCGAAAAGGTTTTCACCCGGCACGTCGCGAACAGTGATGATCTTTACGACGCCTGCCAATTTGAGAGCGGCCGCGCTGTCAATCGTGCGTATTATGGCATGGGGCCGCGTGCTTCTCAGAATGGCGGCATGCAGCATACCCTCCATCATCATGTCGCCGGCAAAGACCGGCCTTCCCAGCACCTTGTCCAGAGAGTCAATCCTCGGCATGTCTTTACCGATAAACATCGCTTGCTAACCCCGCAGTATATTTTCCAGCATTCCCCGGAGGACCGGCAATTTGTAGATATATGAAGGCCGGTCGCCGCTGATAAATATGATGCCTTCCAGAACCATGTTCACGGCTTCCGCAATGACAGCCGCGCTTTTGTCTTTGCCCGCGAGAAACGCTTCTACGGCATGCGCCCGAAAAGGCATCGGGGTGCAAGAGCCGATCGCCAGCCGGACATTTAAAAAGACGCCCCGTTCCTCCCGGACTGCCCATGCTGCCGAAAGCCGGGAAATGGCCCAGGCCGCGCGCTTCGCCACCCGCCGGTATCCCATGCGGTAGCCCTTCAGGGACTCCAGGGACACCCCGCAAAGAAGCTCGTCAGCCATTATTGATGTCTGATAGGGAGCAACAATGAAATCTTCGAGGTTTACCTCTCGAACTCCCCGTGCCGATTCCAGTATCACCCTGGCACGGTGGATCAGCAGGGGCGGAAGCGCGTCCGCGGCGGGCGAAGCGTTCGCCAGATTCCCGCCGATGGTTCCCCTGTTTCGTATCTGGGGTGAACCTACCTGACTGCAAGCGCACGCAAGATCCGGCGCCGCATCCAACACATTGCTGTGGCTGCTCACTTCCCGGTGGTTGACGCCGCCGCCGATAACGACGCCGGATTCATCGGCTTTGATGGTACGCAGCTCCGCAATCCTGCTGACATCCAACAGCCGCCCCCACGTTTCACCGCGCCGCATCCTGACCAAAAGGTCCGTTCCTCCGGCGATCACTTTTGCCCCTTCTGGCTCAGCCAATACCGCGAGCGCAGCCGACTTGTCAGCCGCGTTTATGAGCTCAAATTCCGGCAGCATCATGCACCGCCTCCTCAATCTGGACATACCCCGTGCACCGGCACAGATTACCGCTGATGGCCTCCCGGATCTCTTCCCGGGACGGGTTCGGACATCGCTTCAAGAGACTATAGGCGCTCAGCAGCATCCCCGGCGTACAGAAACCGCACTGCACGGCCCCGGCCCGCATGAAGGCATCCTGCAGCGGATGTAGACCGCCGTCTGTGGCAAGATACTCCACCGTCTTCACGTCATGGCCAGAAATTTGGGAAGTAAGGGTCAGGCAGGAATAGACAGGTTCATCATTGACCAGCACGGTGCAGACGCCGCACTCGCCGATGGAGCAGCCTTCTTTCACGCTTTTTACCGAGAGCTTTTCGCGCAGCGTGTGGAGGAGCGTTTCGTTATCCTGCACCTCAACTTCCACAGGCTGCCTGTTAAGGATAAAGTGAACGTTCTTCATGCGTCTGCTCCCCAAACCCCGATAAACATCCCGGCTCCCGGCCGCGCTATCTTCCCATCAGGCCCGGCAGGTAGAGGGCGATGATCGGGAAAAGGGTAAGAATGACCGTTGTAGCAATGATGGCAAAGAGAAATGGGATTGATCCTTTGAAAATCTCACCCATGGGCACATCCTTCGCTATGCCGGCAATAGTGTAAACGTTAAGCCCAACGGGTGGCGTAATGAGTCCCGCCTCCATCATGAGCACCGCCACGACGCCAAACCAGATGGGATGGAAGCCTATCGCCACCATGACGGGGAAAATGACGGGAAGGGTGAGAACCATCATGGAAACTGAATCGAGAAAACAGCCGAGGAAAAAGTAGATTGCTATCACAATTATCAGGATAACATACTTGGAGACCCCCAGACCTGCGATCCAATTCGAGGCCACCGTGGGAATTGTTGACAGGGCCAGGAAATAGCTAAAGACGGTAGCCCCTGCCACGAGAAAAAGCACCATGGTAGAAATCCGCGCCATTTCGAGAAGAGAAGTAAAAAGGGTCTTCCAGGTCAACCGTTTTTTCAGGATCACGATGATAAAGAGTGCCGTGGCACCGATTGCCCCTGCCTCGGTAGGATTGACAAACCCGAGGTATATCCCTCCCATAACGATGAAGAAGACGAAAAGCGTCTCCCAGATTCCCTTGAGCGCGATCAGCTTTTCTTTAAAGGTCACGTCGCCGGGCGTGCGGGGAGCAAGCGAAGGATCCATCTTTACCAGGGCCACAACTACCGCGATGTACGCAAAGGACAATACTATCCCCGGCAGAATTCCCGCGATGAGCAGTTTCCCGATGGATTGTTCCGTAAGCATCCCGAAGACGACAAAGCCAAGGCTGGGCGGGATGAGAAAGCTCAACGTGCCGCCGGCCGCTACAACACCACAGGCAAGTTTCGGGGCATACCCGAATCTTCTCATCTCCGGGAGGGCGACATTCCCCATGGCTGCCGCAGCGGCCACGGATGAACCGCTCACCGCCGCAAAACCAGCGCAGGCGGCAATGGTGGCGATCCCCAAACCGCCCGGAAACTTTCGGAACCACTTGTCAAAAGTGTTATATAGCTCCCTCGTGATGCCTCCTGTGCCGGCAAAACTCCCCATAAGAATAAAAAGAGGGATGATCGTGTAAGGGTAATTGGCAGCAACGCCATAGACGGTCTCGGCAACTTTCGGCAGGGCGGCGCCAAGTGAAGCGAGGGCCCAGAGCCCGCAAAATCCTACCAGCATCATGACGAAGGCAATGGGCATACCCAAAAAGAGCAAGAGGACAAGCGCCACACTGCCTAAAATTCCTACGGTTATCGGCTCCACTATTCCCTCCCTCTCAGAACTGCAACTGACTTCAATAAATCTACAAAAATCTCCAGCCAGAGCAAAAAGCCCCCTATAGCCACGAACAGCTTAAAGGGCCACTGCGGCACTCGTAACTGATCTGACACCGCTGTCTCATGAAGCCCCTCGCTATAACCATACACCATCAAAATCGTAATAATGGCCAGAGAAGCCACATCGGTTATAACCTTGCATAAGTTCTGACCACGGGGGGAGAACTTGGAGGTGAGGAAATCCACTCCGACGTGGCCCTGAACCTGCTGGGTATACGCGGCGCCCAGCAGGATAATAACGGCGAGCATATATTCGGAAAGCTCCAGGGTGCCCGGAATAGGCTTATTGAAAAAACCCCTCCCAATCACGTCAAACGTCGTAATGAGCATTAGCGGCACGGCGAGAAACATGCCCAGCACGCACGCGCCGTACGTCACTTTATGAACGCCTTTTTGGAAACACATACTTTGCGTTTACGTTTATACGACTTTTGCAATTATCTCTTCCTAAGCCTTTTTAAATTCCGGCGGACACGAAACGAGATGCACATTTCTCTTTTCGCATTCCTCGTTCATGACGGCAACGGCCTTCTTCGCCGGAATTCCTTTTGCCTCCAGGTCGGCTACCCATTTCCTCGTAACATCCTGGAATCTTGCATACCATTGCTCCGCTTCAGCCTTTGGCAAATCAACGAGTTGCACCCCGCCCTTCTGGATCTCCTTCATGATTACCTTGTAGTCTTCCTGGTTGAGGCCACCCGTTGTCTTAAAGGGATTCGTACAGACATCCTCGATGATCTTCTTTTCACTTGCAGCAAGCTTGTTCCAGGAAGTCATGTTCATGACAGTTCCTTCCGACACGCAGCCGAAGGTCAGGACCGTTCCGTACTTCGCCACTTCAGAAAGCTTGTAGGCAAGTACCAGCGGCGGGCAGGTGACGATGCCGTCCACGGTCCCCGTCTCCATTGCCATATACACGTCGCCCAGGGGTAAAAACACCGGCTCGGCGCCGAGGGATTTGATATAGTTAGTCTGGTGACCGCCGGGGGAGCGCAGTTTCATGCCTTTCAGATCAGCCATCTTCGAGACGGGTTTTTTCGTCCAGAT
Proteins encoded in this window:
- the dctP gene encoding TRAP transporter substrate-binding protein DctP; the protein is MCEECRELSRRDFMKGTLIGGAALGMGVLDSNGLFASESANLKFSTWHPPMSREVKTVWTPMMAEVKKRSGGKLGSTMYAGAALGKGPEHFDIVAKGMSDLGYFTATWTPGRFPLTDVLSLAVWVDGKDVAADIGNAVYNRVLKDEFKTVKVLELNGCIQSFIWTKKPVSKMADLKGMKLRSPGGHQTNYIKSLGAEPVFLPLGDVYMAMETGTVDGIVTCPPLVLAYKLSEVAKYGTVLTFGCVSEGTVMNMTSWNKLAASEKKIIEDVCTNPFKTTGGLNQEDYKVIMKEIQKGGVQLVDLPKAEAEQWYARFQDVTRKWVADLEAKGIPAKKAVAVMNEECEKRNVHLVSCPPEFKKA
- a CDS encoding TRAP transporter large permease → MEPITVGILGSVALVLLLFLGMPIAFVMMLVGFCGLWALASLGAALPKVAETVYGVAANYPYTIIPLFILMGSFAGTGGITRELYNTFDKWFRKFPGGLGIATIAACAGFAAVSGSSVAAAAAMGNVALPEMRRFGYAPKLACGVVAAGGTLSFLIPPSLGFVVFGMLTEQSIGKLLIAGILPGIVLSFAYIAVVVALVKMDPSLAPRTPGDVTFKEKLIALKGIWETLFVFFIVMGGIYLGFVNPTEAGAIGATALFIIVILKKRLTWKTLFTSLLEMARISTMVLFLVAGATVFSYFLALSTIPTVASNWIAGLGVSKYVILIIVIAIYFFLGCFLDSVSMMVLTLPVIFPVMVAIGFHPIWFGVVAVLMMEAGLITPPVGLNVYTIAGIAKDVPMGEIFKGSIPFLFAIIATTVILTLFPIIALYLPGLMGR
- a CDS encoding xanthine dehydrogenase family protein molybdopterin-binding subunit, translating into MFIGKDMPRIDSLDKVLGRPVFAGDMMMEGMLHAAILRSTRPHAIIRTIDSAAALKLAGVVKIITVRDVPGENLFGIIKKDQPYLADGRVYCVGQPILIVVAETERTARQAMSLITIAYDEITPVFAPSASPDTAPSIHGESGNLLCLRTLIKGDAERALADADVVVSNTYRTTWVDHAFLETEAGIGYVDGSGRIVIASSTQNIHYKRREVSRLLAIPEESVQMIQTTTGGGFGGKLDMTVEGYLALAVYHTRRPVLMRFSREESFLSNTKRHPLYIDYTTGVRRDGSITGVKVSIVGDTGAFVSYGEVVCLRAACHATGPYEVPHAYVESRMFYTNNPVSGAMRGFGIPQLAFAHESQLDQIAMRLGMDRLDIRVKNALRKGSYTATSQLLEHSVGLVETLRKVEPYWRARKKESDRRGFGLGCMYYGCGNTGSSNPSGCHIRLAGDGRIALHLGACEIGQGSDTVLMQIMMETLGVGGNAVQLVRGDTDTSRDAGSSSASRHTYITGRAVYEASARTRSYLEESGYYRGRDLRDICEEANARGTAVFEGFFDPPTTPVDPATCQGVPYATYAFATHMTEVDVDRVTGECRIVKVHAAHDVGKVVNPTLVKGQVYGGVAMGIGFALMEAFEPGKTESFDGYYIPTSLDMPDIEVHLVEDEEPTGPFGAKGVGEPALIPQAAAIVNAITDATGARPFELPVDMERLKKLIG
- a CDS encoding FAD binding domain-containing protein, whose translation is MMLPEFELINAADKSAALAVLAEPEGAKVIAGGTDLLVRMRRGETWGRLLDVSRIAELRTIKADESGVVIGGGVNHREVSSHSNVLDAAPDLACACSQVGSPQIRNRGTIGGNLANASPAADALPPLLIHRARVILESARGVREVNLEDFIVAPYQTSIMADELLCGVSLESLKGYRMGYRRVAKRAAWAISRLSAAWAVREERGVFLNVRLAIGSCTPMPFRAHAVEAFLAGKDKSAAVIAEAVNMVLEGIIFISGDRPSYIYKLPVLRGMLENILRG
- a CDS encoding TRAP transporter small permease; its protein translation is MTYGACVLGMFLAVPLMLITTFDVIGRGFFNKPIPGTLELSEYMLAVIILLGAAYTQQVQGHVGVDFLTSKFSPRGQNLCKVITDVASLAIITILMVYGYSEGLHETAVSDQLRVPQWPFKLFVAIGGFLLWLEIFVDLLKSVAVLRGRE
- a CDS encoding (2Fe-2S)-binding protein encodes the protein MKNVHFILNRQPVEVEVQDNETLLHTLREKLSVKSVKEGCSIGECGVCTVLVNDEPVYSCLTLTSQISGHDVKTVEYLATDGGLHPLQDAFMRAGAVQCGFCTPGMLLSAYSLLKRCPNPSREEIREAISGNLCRCTGYVQIEEAVHDAAGI